From Hippoglossus stenolepis isolate QCI-W04-F060 chromosome 4, HSTE1.2, whole genome shotgun sequence, a single genomic window includes:
- the cog6 gene encoding conserved oligomeric Golgi complex subunit 6, whose translation MSEIKVETSADSSALIHNPHASTQPNNPLSRKLNKILETRLDNDKEMLEALKSLSVFFTENSLRTRRNLRGDIERRSLSINEEFARLFKEVKEELEGVHEDVQAMSTCCDEMTNRLKAAKDQTQDLIVKTNKLQGENHRLEVRAQVAQAFLDKFQLSNEELSTLRGPRDAPITENFFKALSRVKHIHEDVKILLRTNQQTAGLEIMEQMAVLQETSYEQLYRWAQNECRGLTQETCDISPVLSQGMEALQDRSVLYKYTLDEFGTARRCAVVRGFIDALTRGGHGGTPRPIEMHSHDPMRYVGDMLAWLHQATASEKEHLEALLKEVTLQGVEENLQEVIGHITEGVCRPLKVRIEQVIVAEPGAVLLYKLSNLLKFYHHTISSIIGTSVASLLITIEEMHVLSKKMFFNSLSLHASRLMDKVELPPADLGPTGSLTQTLALLREVLASHDSSVVPLNARQADFAQVLSCILDPLLQLCTVSASNLGTADMATYMVNSLYVMKTTLALFEFTDKRLEMLEFQIEAHLDTLINEQASYVLTRAGLSYIYGCVQQHGTEQGPLSLLPSMDSSSVKAAMVQFDRYLSSPDTLVMPQLNFLLSAAIKEQIFRQSTELVCRAYGEVYTALTGPANAYKDPETLVPRSPQQVQTLLS comes from the exons ATGTCTGAAATTAAAGTAGAAACGTCCGCGGACAGTTCTGCGCTTATTCACAATCCACATGCGTCCACTCAACCCAACAACCCGCTGTCGAGGAAGCTCAACAAAATCCTGGAGACGAGGCTCGACAACGACAAG GAGATGCTGGAGGCTCTGAAGTCTCTGTCCGTCTTCTTCACCGAGAACAGTTTGCGCACCAGGAGAAACCTTCGCGGGGACATAGAGAGACGAAGCCTGTCAATCAACGAGGAGTTTGCACGATTGtttaaagaagtaaaagag gaGCTTGAAGGTGTTCATGAGGATGTCCAGGCCATGAGCACGTGTTGTGACGAAATGACCAACAGATTAAAG GCTGCGAAGGATCAAACTCAGGACCTCATAGTAAAAACCAACAAGCTGCAGGGAGAAAA tCACCGCCTGGAGGTGCGAGCTCAGGTTGCCCAGGCTTTTCTTGACAAGTTCCAGCTCTCTAATGAGGAGCTGTCCACACTGCGGGGGCCTCGAGATGCACCCATTACTGAG AATTTCTTCAAAGCTCTCAGCCGAGTGAAGCACATCCACGAGGACGTGAAGATCCTGCTGAGAACCAACCAGCAAACTGCAGG GTTAGAGATCATGGAGCAGATGGCCGTGTTACAGGAGACCTCGTACGAGCAGCTCTACCGCTGGGCTCAGA ATGAATGCAGGGGACTGACCCAGGAGACGTGTGATATCAGCCCCGTGCTGAGTCAAGGCATGGAGGCCTTACAGGACCGATCCGTCCTCTACAA GTACACTCTGGATGAGTTTGGGACTGCACGCAGGTGTGCGGTGGTTCGAGGCTTCATCGACGCCCTCACCCGCGGCGGGCATGGGGGAACTCCCCGCCCCATAGAGATGCATTCACATGACCCTATGAG GTATGTGGGGGATATGCTGGCCTGGCTGCACCAAGCCACTGCTTCAGAGAAAGAGCATCTAGAAGCTCTGCTGAAAGAAGTCACTCTGCAAG GTGTGGAGGAGAACCTGCAGGAGGTGATCGGACACATCACCGAAGGAGTCTGCAGGCCGCTGAAA GTTCGTATAGAACAGGTCATTGTCGCCGAGCCAGGGGCCGTCCTCCTTTATAAACTGTCCAACCTGCTCAAGTTCTACCACCACACCATCAG CTCTATAATTGGGACCAGTGTGGCCTCTTTGCTCATCACTATTGAGGAAATGCACGTCCTCAGCAAGAAGATGTTTTTCAACAGCCTGAGCCTTCATGCAAGCAGACTCATGGACAAG GTGGAGCTGCCCCCTGCGGACCTGGGACCCACAGGCTCCCTCACTCAGACGCTGGCCCTCCTCAGGGAGGTGCTGGCCTCCCACGACTCCTCGGTGGTTCCTCTGAATGCCCGTCAGGCTGACTTTGCTCAG GTTCTCTCGTGCATCTTGGATCCTCTTCTTCAGCTGTGCACCGTGTCGGCCAGTAACCTCGGCACGGCGGACATGGCCACCTACATGGTCAACTCATTGTACGTGATGAAGACGACCCTGGCTCTCTTTGAGTTCACGGACAAGAGACTCGAGATGCTTGAGTTCCAG ATCGAGGCCCACCTTGACACTCTGATCAACGAGCAGGCATCCTACGTGCTGACCAGAGCCGGACTCAGTTACATCTACGGCTGCGTCCAGCAGCACGGCACTGAACAG GGTCCCCTGTCCCTCCTCCCCAGTATGGACAGCTCGTCTGTGAAAGCAGCAATG GTCCAGTTTGATCGGTACTTGTCGTCGCCAGACACTCTCGTGATGCCGCAGCTCAACTTCCTGCTCAGTGCGGCCATCAA GGAGCAGATTTTCCGTCAGTCAACAGAGCTGGTGTGCAGAGCCTACGGGGAGGTTTACACAGCACTGACCGGCCCGGCTAATGCCTACAAAGACCCAGAGACCCTGGTGCCCAGATCCCCTCAGCAGGTTCAGACTCTGCTGTCCTGA